A single region of the Triticum dicoccoides isolate Atlit2015 ecotype Zavitan chromosome 2B, WEW_v2.0, whole genome shotgun sequence genome encodes:
- the LOC119367623 gene encoding branchpoint-bridging protein-like, producing MASPSPPPPPAAADQRPHHPLFAAAAAASLLAVLYLPRPLLQLLLSPAPLSSVLLLVYLLRLGSPPPAATLAPPPPPLQERAPEVAPPPPPPPPPAKPQSVFLEPEFASWAPKGRALEVIHEEFEAEWGPEEMGLPWTSDSCSGSDDYDDGGGGGEEYGMIEIELEEDNLIEIDISRCR from the coding sequence ATGGCCTCCCcatcccctccgccgccgccggccgccgccgaccaACGGCCCCACCACCCCCTCTtcgccgcggccgcggccgcctCCCTGCTCGCCGTCCTCTACCTCCCTCGGCCGCTCCTGCAGCTGCTCCTCTCCCCCGCCCCGCTCTcctccgtcctcctcctcgtctaCCTGCTCCGCCTCGGCTCCCCGCCACCTGCCGCGAcccttgctcctcctcctcctccgctgcagGAGAGAGCCCCGGAGGTcgccccgcctccgcctccgccgccgccgccggcgaagcCCCAGAGCGTGTTCCTGGAGCCGGAGTTCGCGTCGTGGGCGCCCAAAGGCCGCGCTCTGGAGGTGATCCACGAGGAGTTCGAGGCGGAGTGGGGGCCGGAAGAGATGGGCCTGCCCTGGACATCGGACAGCTGCAGCGGCAGTGACGactacgacgacggcggcggcggcggggaagagtACGGGATGATCGAGATCGAGCTGGAGGAGGACAACCTCATCGAGATCGACATCTCGAGGTGCCGGTGA